The sequence TCTGGCGGCGGATAAATGGCTTACAGACGCATATCGTCCACGATACCGCGCATCAAATCATCGCCCTTGCCCAAAAGCACAGCGCAGATGTCATCGTCATGGAGTATTTAGGCAAGATACGTCTGCCTAGAGGAACATGGGGAGCCAAGCGGCTTCGCGCCAAACTCCAGTTTTGGGCCAAACGGCGCATCCAAACGAAAGTGACCGAAATGGCGCATTTTCTGGGGATGCGGGTTTCCATGGTCAATCCGGCGAATACAAGTGCGCTCGCTTTTGATGGCAGTGGATTTGTACAACGAAACACGAAGCGTGATGTTGCTGTATTCGCAACAGGCAAAACGTATCACGCGGACCTTAATGCCTCGTATAACATCGGCGCACGATATGTGCTGCACAACCTACAAAAAGCCACATCTGAAAAGATGTGGTTGTCCTTGGAGGCCAAAGACCCTTCATTGGCAAAACGAACGTATTGGACGTTGGCTTCCCTCATTCGGGTGCAACAGGCATTGAGCCTTCAATCATGAAGCTCGCAGCGTGTACAACCCTGTATCGATGCCAACAGAAGCCCCCACTTCTTGTGTAAGCTAAGTGGGGGAGAGTTCAAGAGACGCTTGGCGTATTAACCGATCTTGTTCAGGAAGGGAAGATTCGCTATATCGGCTCCTCCACGTTTCAGGCTTGGCAGATTGCCGAAGCGCAAGGGGTAAGTGAACGCCGTACTCTGGCGCGCTTCGCAAGCGAGCAGCCTCCTTACTCCATCTTGAACCGCAGTATTGAGCTTGACGTTCTTGAAGCTGCGAGAAAATATGGCATGGGCGTGCTTGTATGGAGTCCGCTGTCAGGAGGCTTGCTCACAGGAAAATACGCCAAGGGTCAAGCCGCATCGTCAGATTCCCGAGCTGCCCGTTTTCAAGGAACTTTCCTGGGAAGTATTGTTGACCCGACTCGTGAAGAAAATCGCGTGAAGTTCGAAATCATTAACGAGCTGCAAGGACTTGCCGCCGAGGCTGGAATCTCTCTTGCCCACATGGCTGTCGCTTTTACCCAAGCGCATCCATCCATTACATCGACCATTATTGGACCGCGCACTCTGGAGCAGCTTCAAGGATCGCTCGCTGGTGCTGATGTCCGGTTAAGCACTGAACTGCTGGATGCAATTGATACCATTGTTGCTCCAGGGAAGACACTGGATGATTTGGAGCGGGGCTGGATTCCTGATTGGATGGATGCGGCGAGCAGACGGCGGGGTTAAGGTTTATCTATAACTAAAGCAAAGCCGCCGAACCCTTCCGGGTATCCGGCGGCTTCATTGTATCATCTAGCCCATGCGTATCTAATGGCCGATCCTTTGATATAACTGCTTGATGACGTCGTCGATTTTGGGCTCCTGGACGGTCAGATTGTGGATATCAAGCAGGTCTGAGAGCTGCTTAATCATCGGGGCCACCTGCTTGTCATCTTCAATCCGGAAGAACAGCTGGCTGTCTTCCCTCCGTTCGACGGGCGGACCGTTCCAGGCAGCTTCATCCCAGTTCGGCGCATCCACGACCAGGTAGCGAAAGCCTCCGAACTCGGCGGTCATGACCTCCGTGCTGCCGTCGAACAGGATTTGTCCTTTGTCGATGAAGATGACTCGATGGCATAGTTTTTCGATATCGTCCATGTTATGGGTCGTTAAGATGATCGTGATTTCCTTCTCTTTGTTGATCTCTTGCAGAAAGGACTGGATTTTTTCCTTCGCCATGATGTCAAGGCCAATTGTCGGCTCGTCGAGGAACAGAATTTCCGGCTCATGCAGCAGAGCCGCGGCAATGTCTCCGCGCATTCGCTGCCCCAGGCTCAATTGGCGGACCGGCGTCGAAAGGAAGGAGGACATGTCAAGGATATCGGTGAACATTTCCAGATTGCGCTGAAATCGCTCTTTCGGCACATCGTAGATTTTGCCGAGCAGCTTGAATGACTCAATCAGCGGCAAATCCCACCACAACTGGGTACGCTGCCCGAACACGACCCCGATATGCCCCGCGTGCAGCTTGCGGTTCGTATGCGGCTCTATTCCATTCACATGGACGGTCCCGGACGTAGGCACTAGCACACCGGCCAGCATCTTGATTGTGGTCGATTTTCCCGCCCCATTCGGTCCGATATAACCGACAATTTCCCCTTTGCGTACAGTGAATGACACGTTGTCCACGACGTTCTTCGGCTGCTTTTTGAAGGAAAAGAGAGCTTTGAGCAGCTTGAAAGAGCCAGCCGGCTTCTCTTTGGAGTAAAACTGCCGCACCAGATTGTCCGCTACGATAATGTCCAAGTTATGTCCCCGCTCCTTTATAGGCGTTAAGCCCTTTTGTCCATACATAATAAGTAACCGAGACCAGCAGCAGCGCCACAAGCGGCGTCAGATACATCAGCACGGGCGAGAAAGGAACGCCTGACCGGTCTCCGAAAAAAAAGTAAGAAGGATAGTAGCTGATAAACGCGACAGGCAAAACGAAAGTCAGCAGAGCCTGCAAGACGCCGTTATAGACGGACAACGGAAAGCGGGTAAACTGCGCGAGCAGTTGGTCCAGGATATGCCGCATCGCCCCGCCCTGCAAGGTCCAGAACACCATACAGCCGATCATCATCTGCAGCGACCATTCAATAGCCGCGCCGCTGATGACGATGACTAATAGCACTGCGATTTTTCCCAAGGTCCAATCCGGAATATGTACCA is a genomic window of Paenibacillus durus ATCC 35681 containing:
- a CDS encoding ATP-binding cassette domain-containing protein is translated as MDIIVADNLVRQFYSKEKPAGSFKLLKALFSFKKQPKNVVDNVSFTVRKGEIVGYIGPNGAGKSTTIKMLAGVLVPTSGTVHVNGIEPHTNRKLHAGHIGVVFGQRTQLWWDLPLIESFKLLGKIYDVPKERFQRNLEMFTDILDMSSFLSTPVRQLSLGQRMRGDIAAALLHEPEILFLDEPTIGLDIMAKEKIQSFLQEINKEKEITIILTTHNMDDIEKLCHRVIFIDKGQILFDGSTEVMTAEFGGFRYLVVDAPNWDEAAWNGPPVERREDSQLFFRIEDDKQVAPMIKQLSDLLDIHNLTVQEPKIDDVIKQLYQRIGH
- a CDS encoding ABC transporter permease; its protein translation is MIGRHIKLYLAMQSANLRSHMAYPLNFAIGVLSITFLGLSFILVSWVITQKVPIIDGWTTYELIFMTSLWRTTHGIFIAFFVQSWFLESLIRNGEFDRFLVRPLNPMFSFAAHNIQIYGFGDMLAGIIGLAAAMVHIPDWTLGKIAVLLVIVISGAAIEWSLQMMIGCMVFWTLQGGAMRHILDQLLAQFTRFPLSVYNGVLQALLTFVLPVAFISYYPSYFFFGDRSGVPFSPVLMYLTPLVALLLVSVTYYVWTKGLNAYKGAGT